From the genome of Anopheles funestus chromosome 2RL, idAnoFuneDA-416_04, whole genome shotgun sequence:
ATACGCAAACTCTCCGCCAGCTTTAACCTTTTTATCGTATCCCCCTCCTGCCACGTTCGGTTTGTCACCGGGTTTATGAACACTTCCCTCATGGAAGGTTCTGCGTACAGTTGAGATTCCACGCGTTGCAAAATTCGACTCAGGTATGGTGTCACTAGATGTCCACGTTCACACAGCTCGATCGTTGGCTGCACGAGTGTGGCCCATTCAAGCCGACCGTACCGCTGATGCAGCTCCCAGTATCCCTTCAGCTCGCCCGGCACCGCAACGGTTAGTCCTCTCGTGTCCTGACCGCGTTCCTTCGCAACTCGAAGCATGTTCCGCTCCGAAGCGGCCGGAGCCGTTTCCCGTGCGTTCAACGTTTCAATCGTACCGTTCTTTCGATCGTAGATCGTCAACAGGAAACCGCCACCGAGCCCCATACTTTGCGGACACGTGACACCTTCGCAGAACAGTGTTGCAATGGCGGCATCCGCAGCGGTACCATTTAAACGAAAGATTTGTGCACCGATCGCAGCACATTCTGCACCGTTCGCAACGACGGCACCGGTACGCTGGTGTTGGACAGTGTTTTCCACCTGTTGCGTTGATATGTTGCCCTGCGTGGCGAGCACAAACACGACCGTAAAGATCGTCAGAATGATCGCCGCGATCAGCAGGGTGAGAATAGTTCTGCGTTTCATTGTGCTGATTCTTTCAACGGAGAATCTCAACAATAtcttttaagcaaaaaaatgcaatgcgTCAAACAGTTGTTGAATAGTGTAATAATGCATCTCAAGCTATTCGCAAGAATTATTCACACGAGTTACAACGTACACAGGGAGGCAAGAGTTGTTAGTTTGTACCCACTCCGTACAACAATCTAAGCTATACTAAgttatttgattaatttctACGAGTTAGTTCTACTCCTCGTTCTAGAGGTTCGTGCTAGAGTGTGTAAGTAGGTGTTACAATTTCATAATGTTGATAAGAACATGCACATAACCTCCAATGACCCTCCGTTTTGCCGGTTCCTATATGCCATcgtttaatgaaacaaaaaccgaatttGTTTCCCGTTAAAAAGCGATGATTAGTTAGGGTGTCTTGAGTCATGAGACAGATGACTAGCTAGCTGCATAATTGTTTGTAGTTGTTAAGACCGTTTGCtctttgaatttcattttattcttaCAAAATTGGTAACTATAGATACATATACATGAAATATCGTTAATACAAGGCAAGCTATCGATAGGAACACAATGGTGTTTCACTTCCGTGACCTTGAAAGGATCCACTCAGTCTCCTACAGGGGGGTTCTACTTCCTAATCGCACTTAGCGCGTAAAATATGACCCGCTACTTCACCAATCAATGGGCATAGCCTAATCCTTCAAAACGGAGATACTTCCGGACCGTCGTGGGTCGTACGTGGCTTCGATGAGATTGTCGGCATGGCGTACGATTGCTGTCAGCGCGGCAAACCCACCGTCTGATGCAGCCTCAATGCACACGTGACCACGAGCTTGCAGACCGGCGATCACGACCGGATCGAACCCTTTCTCATACTCAATCGACATCGGTGCAAGCTGATGATGCATCCGGGGCGTATTAATGATAGTGTCGAGCGTTTCGCCAAACATCATGTGTCGCACGATCAGCTGCATCGTGGCGGTGGTAATACGCGATCCACCCGCACTGCCGGCCACAATCCGCACGTCGCCCGTTTCGTCCGTAATGATCGTCGGTGTCATCGAGGAGAGTGGCCGCTTGCCTGGTACGATGAAGTTGGCGGGCGATGCAGGCAAACCGTATGAATTGATCAGTCCAGGCGTGGCAAAATCATCCATCTCATCATTCAGCACGATTCCGGTCGAGGTGGAACGAACCATAGCACCCAAGCTGTAGAAACGATAACGATGGCGTTGTGATAACGAGGGAAAGCAGAACGATAGCTGAATTGTCACACTGTCAGCCTTAACTTACATATTGTTGATGGTGCTTGTGATCGACACGGCATCACCGTTGGGGGCAAGGACGGACACATGCGCCGTTCCTTGATCTCGCTCGTTGGAAAATTCGGCACCATAGTGTGCATATTCGGAGTGCGTCTGATCGTCTTTGATCGTTTCGACAATGTATCGGGCGTAGGTTTTGCTGGACAACTTGTCCAGATTGTCTTCGATACCGGGAACGAACGCTGGATCACCGAGACGTGTGCGCATGCCGTAGCCGTGCTTGAAACTTTCCACTATTCGGTGCCATGAGACAGGATCGCCTTGCCGCAAGTCATCGTAGTTGTCTAGGATGTTTAGCATGTAGTTCAATATAGCCCCACTGCCCGGCAGTGGGATCGAGTACACTTGACTAGATTTTCTAATACTGGTTTGTACCGGAGCTACCCACCGTGGTCTGCAAAGCACCGACAAGGCACGCAAGAGAGTTAGGAATTAAAAGGATAGCTCTATGTACTGAGCACCAAAGCATGAACTCCACTACAGTGCAAATAATCGTCCAGAATTACGTTTCTAATCAATGCACAAGAATCATTCGATTACGACGCTACTGGAATGGAGTTCATACTCCACTCATACATACTCATAGTTGTAAAAATCGTCCTCGGTGATGATGCTTCCGAACTGTTTGAGATCGCGCATCAGCTTCGGCAAAAGCGTTCCATTACGACTGTACAAAGCGTCTGCACCTTCGACCGCGATCACTTCCAGCGTATTAGCCAACGTGGGACGCTTGATTCTATCTCCTTCACGCCAGGTTTGTTGCGTGTCCGGATTGATAAACACTTCCCGCAGCGTTGGTTCATTTCGGATACGCTCCTCGCGGCCTTTTAGTATACGCTCCAGGTATCCAGTAACCAGATGACCTTCACGGCACAGTCGAATCGTAGGTTCAACGAGATCCTTCCACTCAAGTCGTCCATATTTCTGGTGCAGTGTCCAGTAACCTTTCACTTCGCCAGGAACGGCAACAGCTAGACCGCCGGACACTGACGACTGGTTCACGTACATATCCTCTGTGGCTGCGGCTGGTGCAACTTCGCGGGCAACCAGTGCTTGGGCGGTGTTAGTTTCACGAAAGTAGATCGTGGCAAGGAAACCACCTCCGATGCCCATACTTTGCGGACAGGTGACACCCTCACAGAACAAGGTGGCAATAGCGGCATCAACTGCTGAACCATTGCGACGCAGTATGTCTTCACCGATGCCGGCACACTCGATGCCGTTGGCTGTGACGGCTCCGCCGGTAAGACGTGCATGGGTTTTATAGCCATCTTCTCGAGATCGTAGACCAACCGTTAGACCAACCACGAGAGCAACGATCACCAGTGCCGCTGGGATCGAGAGCAGTAAAAGCCTTTTCTTATTGATATTCAATCTGCAATGTGACACCAGATCAAAGGCTTACGCTGTTGAGAGCAGTTAACGATTGGacgaacaatttttgtttggaagAGTGA
Proteins encoded in this window:
- the LOC125761778 gene encoding scoloptoxin SSD14; the protein is MILNINKKRLLLLSIPAALVIVALVVGLTVGLRSREDGYKTHARLTGGAVTANGIECAGIGEDILRRNGSAVDAAIATLFCEGVTCPQSMGIGGGFLATIYFRETNTAQALVAREVAPAAATEDMYVNQSSVSGGLAVAVPGEVKGYWTLHQKYGRLEWKDLVEPTIRLCREGHLVTGYLERILKGREERIRNEPTLREVFINPDTQQTWREGDRIKRPTLANTLEVIAVEGADALYSRNGTLLPKLMRDLKQFGSIITEDDFYNYEPRWVAPVQTSIRKSSQVYSIPLPGSGAILNYMLNILDNYDDLRQGDPVSWHRIVESFKHGYGMRTRLGDPAFVPGIEDNLDKLSSKTYARYIVETIKDDQTHSEYAHYGAEFSNERDQGTAHVSVLAPNGDAVSITSTINNITMKRRTILTLLIAAIILTIFTVVFVLATQGNISTQQVENTVQHQRTGAVVANGAECAAIGAQIFRLNGTAADAAIATLFCEGVTCPQSMGLGGGFLLTIYDRKNGTIETLNARETAPAASERNMLRVAKERGQDTRGLTVAVPGELKGYWELHQRYGRLEWATLVQPTIELCERGHLVTPYLSRILQRVESQLYAEPSMREVFINPVTNRTWQEGDTIKRLKLAESLRIVAKEGVDSMYSRNGTLLNMLMKDLRSFGSIIDEEDFLSYRPRWESADSVTLKTGEQVHSIGVPGSGTVQNFMLRILDGYADMNPKDTLTWHRIVESMKFAYGLRTRIGDPVFTPEAVATIRNLTDPQFAKHIREKMISDERTYDDYVHYGAEFADVEDKGTAHICVLAPNGDAVSATSTINYLLGAKIRSQSTGIILNDEMDDFSTPRTVNTYGLPASPANFIAPGKIPLSSMTPSIVTDRSGSVRMVLGGAGGSRITSATAVMIYRHLVFGDDLDTIMNEKRLHHQLAPMWVDYEAGFPQSILDGLSAKGHQVKEKTPDAGFAAATGIVQDSKEHTVRAAFDPRRGGSVEIVQM